One genomic segment of Microbacterium sp. ProA8 includes these proteins:
- a CDS encoding S8 family serine peptidase — translation MRFSTIGKALLVGVGCAALVGAALPATAAAGGGGFQLTPPEQAQAVTLITGDRVTLHDGPHGPVVEFAPAQRDSGAPVSYASYGDEEHYYVIPSDVAELVPTELDLSLFDVKALAEVASDDRLPVIVQSTEPTDAKADAADWEALSVDPDRTLESIDAISGDVPAEGAPELIEAASEGTAVEKVWLDAPTEALDAISAPQIGAPAAWEAGLDGTGAVVAVLDTGIDTTHPDLDEGVVIGERDFTGSGTAKDAAGHGTHVASIVAGTGEASGGANRGVAYGAKLLNGRVLNAAGFGETSWIIDAMEWAAAEGADVINMSLGVRGEYTDGKDPGALAIDSLSQRYDTLVVVAAGNEGTRGATTVTTPGTANSALTVGAVDEWDRLAAFSSTGPRFGDAGVKPDVTAPGAWILAARAAGTRPDLPAGDMYLHDGGTSMAAPHVAGAAAIVKAARPDLDGEALKALLMGTAQPTVGSIWQEGAGKVIIPSAIAEPLYAEPASLSVGVFASPRSTQSPRTTTVDYTNTSATPFTLYLSTAASGSDGAPAAEGTVTLSSDVVTVPAFGTASVDVTIDPRVDDPGFYTGTVTAAGPGFAPVRTVMGWQVEQNLAHLHFEALQPDGTPVISASSATLYNLDDPSMVHSVTFVEGKADVRLPLGRYAILGVLDNSKPDAELISGATLFTRDLEVTEVGDQTVVFDATKALPVTVDTEKKAQVTNIEQVLKRTLPGWGWPVQQATSFSTIVTRPGLPEQLYVLAEGELAGEETLTESWLLGAPKLDVQAVSASTTLDLAEDLRYAVTSPELKGKVSATIVDAGTGSPAELQKAAVAGKIALVEARPEAVGRVMLLNAQAQAAKDAGAIAVIAYGAHDGPYWEDVDFRAMGEFPDKSLPTLTLSREKGLELLALASAKKGAKVTGTGYGYPPYDYAFTKVEHGIPSSLSYTLDGSNTASVHSPVKAQTAGTSLQEWHMMVTDQSYIGFNRWLDEPIAERTIHYYADPAARYQHSAEAYAGGANPGEVFPTAFVGALRSYQPGETASETLLGQVVHGGLLPNPASPAQSSVRREGDTLMIDLPYRVDGDGNPNIAGPDGGTDSRFQLWVDDELYVTGEYANGSGEVPAEARTYRVLLDSDRYERWWTQSTEVSTEWSFTSSTTDALTVLPLLQLDYGVQGLDALNVAAGKRISLTPTVSHQDGSTGAAISGLKLWASYDGGRTWTTIAVTGSAGSYAASITPPKGTTKISLKSEAWDAAGSTFKETVLDAIALK, via the coding sequence GTGAGATTCAGCACCATCGGCAAGGCGCTCCTCGTGGGCGTGGGATGCGCGGCGCTCGTCGGAGCGGCGCTGCCCGCGACGGCGGCCGCAGGGGGCGGGGGCTTTCAGCTGACGCCGCCCGAGCAGGCGCAGGCGGTGACCCTCATCACCGGCGACCGGGTGACGCTGCACGATGGCCCCCACGGGCCGGTCGTCGAGTTCGCCCCCGCGCAGCGCGATTCCGGCGCGCCGGTCAGCTACGCGAGCTACGGCGACGAGGAGCACTACTACGTCATCCCGTCGGATGTGGCGGAGCTCGTCCCCACGGAGCTCGACCTGAGCCTGTTCGACGTCAAGGCCCTCGCCGAGGTCGCATCCGACGACCGCCTGCCGGTCATCGTGCAGTCGACCGAGCCGACGGACGCCAAGGCCGACGCCGCCGACTGGGAGGCGCTCTCGGTCGACCCCGACCGCACGCTCGAGTCGATCGACGCGATCTCCGGCGACGTGCCCGCCGAGGGCGCCCCTGAGCTCATCGAGGCGGCATCCGAGGGAACCGCTGTCGAGAAGGTGTGGCTGGACGCCCCGACCGAGGCGCTCGACGCGATCTCGGCGCCGCAGATCGGCGCCCCCGCGGCATGGGAGGCGGGCCTCGACGGCACGGGGGCCGTCGTCGCCGTGCTCGACACGGGCATCGACACCACTCACCCCGACCTCGACGAGGGTGTCGTGATCGGCGAGCGCGACTTCACCGGAAGCGGGACGGCGAAGGATGCCGCCGGCCACGGCACGCATGTGGCGTCCATCGTGGCCGGCACCGGGGAGGCCTCGGGCGGCGCGAATCGCGGCGTGGCGTACGGTGCCAAGCTGCTGAACGGGCGCGTGCTCAACGCCGCCGGCTTCGGCGAGACCTCCTGGATCATCGACGCGATGGAGTGGGCGGCCGCGGAGGGCGCCGACGTCATCAACATGAGCCTCGGCGTCCGGGGCGAGTACACCGACGGCAAGGACCCCGGGGCGCTGGCGATCGACTCGCTCTCGCAGCGCTACGACACCCTGGTCGTCGTCGCGGCCGGCAACGAGGGGACTCGAGGCGCCACGACCGTCACGACCCCCGGCACCGCGAACAGTGCCCTGACGGTCGGTGCGGTCGACGAGTGGGACCGGCTCGCGGCCTTCTCATCGACCGGCCCCCGCTTCGGCGATGCGGGCGTCAAGCCCGACGTCACGGCTCCCGGCGCGTGGATCCTGGCCGCGCGTGCGGCGGGAACGCGGCCAGACCTGCCTGCCGGCGACATGTACCTCCACGACGGGGGCACGTCGATGGCGGCGCCGCACGTCGCCGGTGCCGCGGCGATCGTGAAGGCGGCTCGCCCCGACCTCGACGGCGAGGCGCTGAAGGCGCTGCTCATGGGCACCGCTCAGCCCACGGTGGGCAGCATCTGGCAGGAGGGCGCAGGCAAGGTCATCATCCCCTCCGCCATCGCCGAGCCGCTGTACGCCGAACCGGCCTCGCTGTCGGTCGGAGTGTTCGCCTCGCCGCGTTCCACGCAGAGTCCGCGTACGACGACCGTCGACTACACCAACACGTCGGCCACGCCGTTCACGCTCTACCTCTCGACCGCGGCTTCGGGCTCGGACGGCGCTCCGGCAGCGGAGGGAACCGTGACGCTCTCGAGCGATGTGGTGACGGTCCCGGCCTTCGGCACGGCATCCGTCGACGTCACCATCGACCCGCGCGTCGACGACCCCGGCTTCTACACGGGCACGGTGACCGCCGCCGGACCCGGCTTCGCGCCCGTGCGCACGGTGATGGGCTGGCAGGTCGAGCAGAACCTCGCGCACCTGCACTTCGAAGCCCTCCAGCCCGACGGCACGCCGGTCATCTCGGCGAGCTCCGCGACCCTGTACAACCTCGACGACCCGTCGATGGTCCACTCCGTGACGTTCGTGGAGGGCAAGGCCGACGTGCGCCTGCCGCTCGGGCGTTACGCCATCCTCGGCGTGCTCGACAACAGCAAGCCGGACGCGGAGCTCATCAGCGGTGCGACGCTCTTCACGCGCGACCTCGAGGTGACGGAGGTGGGCGACCAGACGGTGGTCTTCGATGCGACCAAGGCCCTGCCCGTCACCGTCGACACCGAGAAGAAGGCGCAGGTGACCAACATCGAGCAGGTGCTCAAGCGCACCCTGCCCGGCTGGGGCTGGCCGGTGCAGCAGGCGACGAGCTTCAGCACGATCGTGACGCGGCCGGGGCTGCCGGAGCAGCTCTACGTGCTGGCCGAAGGCGAGCTGGCAGGCGAGGAGACCCTCACCGAGAGCTGGCTGCTCGGCGCGCCGAAGCTCGACGTCCAGGCGGTCTCCGCGTCGACGACCCTCGATCTGGCCGAGGACCTGCGCTACGCCGTCACGTCTCCCGAGCTCAAGGGCAAGGTGAGTGCCACCATCGTCGATGCGGGCACCGGGTCTCCTGCCGAGCTGCAGAAGGCGGCAGTGGCGGGCAAGATCGCCCTGGTCGAGGCGCGCCCCGAGGCGGTGGGGCGGGTCATGCTGCTCAACGCCCAGGCGCAGGCGGCGAAGGACGCCGGTGCGATCGCGGTGATCGCCTATGGCGCCCACGACGGACCGTACTGGGAGGATGTCGACTTCCGCGCGATGGGGGAGTTCCCCGACAAATCGCTTCCGACGCTGACGCTCTCGCGTGAGAAGGGACTCGAGCTGCTCGCCCTCGCGTCGGCGAAGAAGGGCGCGAAGGTGACCGGCACCGGGTACGGGTACCCGCCGTACGACTACGCGTTCACCAAGGTGGAGCACGGCATCCCTTCGAGCCTCAGCTACACCCTGGACGGATCGAACACGGCATCCGTGCACAGTCCGGTGAAGGCGCAGACCGCGGGCACCTCGCTGCAGGAGTGGCACATGATGGTCACCGACCAGAGCTACATCGGCTTCAACCGGTGGCTGGACGAGCCGATCGCCGAGCGCACCATCCACTACTACGCCGATCCGGCGGCGAGGTATCAGCACTCCGCGGAGGCGTACGCGGGCGGCGCGAACCCGGGCGAGGTGTTCCCGACGGCGTTCGTCGGCGCGTTGCGCTCATACCAGCCCGGCGAGACGGCGAGCGAGACGCTGCTCGGTCAGGTGGTGCACGGCGGGCTTCTTCCGAACCCGGCCTCGCCGGCCCAGTCGTCGGTGCGACGGGAGGGTGACACCCTGATGATCGACCTGCCGTACCGCGTGGACGGCGACGGCAACCCGAACATCGCCGGCCCGGACGGCGGAACCGACAGCCGGTTCCAGCTGTGGGTGGACGACGAGCTGTACGTGACTGGCGAGTATGCGAACGGCTCCGGCGAGGTGCCGGCCGAGGCGCGCACCTATCGCGTGCTCCTCGACTCCGACCGGTACGAGCGGTGGTGGACGCAGTCCACCGAGGTCAGCACCGAGTGGTCCTTCACGAGCAGCACCACCGATGCGCTCACGGTGCTCCCGCTGCTGCAGCTCGACTACGGCGTGCAGGGCCTCGACGCGCTCAACGTCGCCGCAGGAAAGCGGATCAGCCTCACCCCGACCGTGTCGCACCAGGACGGCTCGACGGGTGCGGCGATCAGCGGCCTCAAGCTGTGGGCGTCGTACGACGGCGGGCGCACCTGGACCACGATCGCCGTCACGGGCTCGGCCGGCTCCTACGCGGCCAGCATCACCCCGCCGAAGGGCACGACGAAGATCTCGCTCAAGTCCGAGGCGTGGGATGCGGCCGGCAGCACCTTCAAGGAGACGGTCCTGGACGCGATCGCCCTCAAGTGA
- a CDS encoding DUF1801 domain-containing protein yields the protein MKKTGVDVGEFVAGVSPAKRQRDAATMVELLREVTGREPEMWGTIVGFGSCHYRYPTGTEGDVPIAAFSPRRQATTVYLLDTGAHAERLGTLGPHETGVGCLYIKDLEAIDADVLREIVAEDYRRVIEGDTGSTVFTVTD from the coding sequence ATGAAGAAGACCGGAGTGGACGTCGGCGAGTTCGTCGCCGGCGTGAGTCCCGCCAAGCGGCAGCGGGATGCCGCGACGATGGTCGAGCTGCTGCGTGAGGTCACGGGGCGCGAACCCGAGATGTGGGGCACGATCGTCGGCTTCGGCTCGTGCCACTACCGCTACCCCACCGGCACCGAGGGCGACGTTCCGATCGCCGCATTCTCGCCGCGTCGCCAGGCCACCACGGTGTACCTCCTCGACACCGGCGCCCACGCCGAGCGGCTCGGCACGCTCGGACCCCACGAGACGGGTGTCGGCTGCCTCTACATCAAGGACCTCGAGGCGATCGATGCCGATGTCCTGCGAGAGATCGTGGCCGAGGACTACCGCCGCGTGATCGAGGGCGACACCGGCTCCACGGTGTTCACCGTCACCGACTGA
- a CDS encoding SDR family oxidoreductase yields MTVIYRGTTALITGASAGLGTEFAEQLAARGADLVLVARREERLRELAERLEAAHGIRATVIPLDLSRADAAATLRAALDERGIRVQTLVNNAGFGMKGAFVEAEAGRIAEMVQVNVANLVAVTRELLPELVADGRGSLVNVASTAAYQPCPNMAVYGATKAFVLSFTEALAYETRESGLRVLALSPGATRTEFFDVVGTEDAAVGRFQTPAQVVGLAVRELDRGRRASVVSGWVNAVAAKLAGLLPRRLALGVSGRVLR; encoded by the coding sequence ATGACCGTCATCTACCGCGGCACGACCGCTCTCATCACCGGTGCCAGTGCCGGGCTCGGCACCGAGTTCGCCGAGCAGCTCGCCGCACGCGGCGCCGATCTCGTGCTCGTCGCACGGCGCGAAGAGCGTCTGCGCGAGCTCGCGGAGCGGCTCGAAGCAGCGCACGGCATCCGGGCGACGGTGATCCCGCTCGACCTCTCACGGGCGGATGCCGCCGCCACGCTCCGCGCCGCACTCGACGAGCGCGGCATCCGCGTCCAGACCCTCGTCAACAACGCCGGGTTCGGCATGAAGGGGGCGTTCGTCGAGGCCGAAGCCGGCCGGATCGCCGAGATGGTGCAGGTCAATGTCGCCAACCTCGTCGCGGTGACGCGCGAACTCCTGCCGGAGCTGGTCGCCGACGGCCGCGGCTCGCTGGTGAACGTCGCGAGCACGGCCGCCTATCAGCCGTGTCCGAACATGGCGGTGTACGGCGCGACGAAGGCGTTCGTCCTCAGCTTCACCGAGGCGCTCGCGTACGAGACCCGCGAAAGCGGACTGCGGGTGCTGGCGCTCAGCCCGGGGGCGACCCGCACCGAGTTCTTCGACGTTGTCGGCACCGAGGATGCCGCGGTGGGACGCTTCCAGACGCCGGCGCAGGTCGTCGGGCTGGCGGTGCGCGAGCTCGATCGCGGACGTCGCGCGAGCGTCGTGTCGGGATGGGTCAACGCCGTGGCTGCGAAGCTCGCCGGCCTCCTGCCGCGGCGACTCGCGCTGGGCGTCAGTGGCCGCGTGTTGCGCTGA
- the cofD gene encoding 2-phospho-L-lactate transferase: protein MTGTPRIVVLAGGVGGSRFVLGVRGALRAQGLDDTAAALTVIVNTGDDLWLSGVRLQPDVDSITYALAGVNDAERGWGRQGDSERVNHELQEWGAGWPWFTLGDLDLGTHLARTGWLRDGLTPTQVLERMSHRWDLGARLLPMTDAEVDTVVVLEDGARLHFQEWWTRHRATLTPARFENPGIAAAAPAPGVAEAIAGADVVLLAPSNPVVSIGPILAVPGVREALRQTAAPIVGVSPIIGGKVVRGMADVCLTAIGVETSAAAVAGLYGARSDGGLLDAWLIAEEDEAAAGEVAGLGIRPLVRPLWMTDASAPSSPSASAARQTALAQAALAAALPDDRVR from the coding sequence ATGACCGGCACACCCCGCATCGTCGTGCTCGCGGGCGGCGTCGGCGGGTCGCGCTTCGTGCTGGGCGTCCGCGGGGCGCTGCGCGCGCAGGGCCTCGACGACACCGCCGCCGCGCTCACCGTGATCGTCAACACGGGCGACGACCTCTGGCTGTCGGGCGTCCGCCTCCAGCCGGACGTGGACTCGATCACCTACGCCCTCGCCGGCGTGAACGACGCCGAGCGGGGCTGGGGCCGTCAGGGCGACAGCGAGCGCGTCAACCACGAGCTGCAGGAGTGGGGCGCCGGGTGGCCGTGGTTCACCCTCGGCGACCTCGACCTCGGCACCCATCTCGCCCGCACCGGCTGGCTGCGCGACGGCCTCACGCCGACGCAGGTGCTGGAGCGGATGTCGCACCGCTGGGACCTGGGCGCACGGCTGCTGCCGATGACCGACGCCGAAGTCGACACCGTGGTGGTGCTCGAGGACGGCGCGCGACTGCACTTCCAGGAGTGGTGGACGCGGCACCGCGCCACGCTCACCCCCGCGCGCTTCGAGAACCCCGGCATCGCTGCCGCCGCACCCGCTCCGGGCGTCGCCGAGGCGATCGCGGGAGCGGATGTGGTGCTCCTCGCCCCCTCCAACCCCGTCGTCTCGATCGGCCCGATCCTCGCGGTTCCCGGCGTGCGGGAGGCGCTCCGACAGACGGCCGCGCCGATCGTCGGCGTCTCGCCCATCATCGGCGGCAAGGTCGTGCGCGGCATGGCCGACGTGTGCCTCACCGCGATCGGGGTCGAGACCTCCGCCGCGGCAGTCGCCGGGCTCTACGGTGCCCGCTCCGACGGCGGGCTGCTCGACGCCTGGCTCATCGCCGAGGAGGACGAGGCCGCAGCCGGCGAGGTGGCCGGGCTCGGCATCCGTCCGCTCGTCCGTCCGCTGTGGATGACGGACGCTTCGGCTCCTTCGTCGCCCAGTGCAAGTGCCGCACGCCAGACCGCGCTCGCGCAGGCCGCGCTCGCCGCCGCGCTGCCCGACGATCGAGTGCGCTGA
- a CDS encoding phage holin family protein, with the protein MTTPRGFRDRADDSLLTLVGEIPELVRNLVIAEVDAAKAWLSRTAKDGGWGALWAFAALFVLFWSVPVLGTFVIAGLSSWWPVWLSALVVFFAMLVITAILAWLGILRFKKIGERQNPVQSIALDVKEVRDEL; encoded by the coding sequence ATGACCACTCCGCGTGGCTTCCGCGACCGCGCGGACGACAGCCTGCTCACCCTCGTCGGGGAGATCCCGGAGCTCGTCCGCAACCTCGTCATCGCGGAGGTCGACGCCGCAAAGGCGTGGCTCTCGCGCACCGCGAAGGACGGCGGGTGGGGTGCGCTGTGGGCGTTCGCCGCCCTGTTCGTGCTGTTCTGGTCGGTGCCGGTCCTCGGCACCTTCGTGATCGCCGGGCTGTCGTCATGGTGGCCGGTGTGGCTGTCGGCTCTGGTCGTGTTCTTCGCGATGCTGGTGATCACGGCCATTCTGGCCTGGCTCGGCATCCTCCGCTTCAAGAAGATCGGCGAGCGGCAGAACCCCGTGCAGTCGATCGCCCTGGATGTGAAGGAGGTGCGCGATGAGCTCTGA
- a CDS encoding glycine--tRNA ligase codes for MAEQSRLDKVIALARHRGFVFQAGEIYGGSRSAWDYGPLGTELKENIRRQWWQTFVRGRGDMVGLDSSIILPKRVWEASGHVATFTDPLVECLQCHKRFRADNLIEDFEARKGRKAENGLADVPCPNCGTKGQYTEPKAFSGLVKAYLGVVDDESGLHYLRPETAQGIFVNFANVLTASRKKPPFGIGQVGKAFRNEITPGNFIFRTREFEQMEIEFFTPPAEAGEWFDHWVEACWNWFIDLGIEPANLRRFDVPEEDRAHYSAGTIDVEYRFGFAGKEWGELMGVANRTDYDLGSHSEASGQSLSYFDQASGEKYIPYVIEPSFGLTRAMMAFLVDAYHEEEAPNAKGGTDTRTVLKLDPRLAPVKAAVLPLSRNEQLSPIAREVAADLRGEWNIDFDDAGAIGRRYRRQDEIGTPFCVTVDFDSLDDRAVTVRDRDTMGQERVPLEGLHAYLAERLQGA; via the coding sequence GTGGCCGAGCAGTCTCGCCTCGACAAAGTCATCGCCCTCGCCCGTCATCGCGGGTTCGTGTTCCAGGCCGGTGAGATCTACGGCGGATCCCGGTCGGCGTGGGACTACGGCCCCCTGGGTACGGAGCTCAAGGAGAACATCCGCCGGCAGTGGTGGCAGACCTTCGTGCGCGGCCGGGGCGACATGGTCGGCCTCGACTCCTCGATCATCCTGCCCAAGCGCGTGTGGGAGGCATCCGGTCACGTCGCGACTTTCACCGACCCGCTGGTCGAGTGCCTGCAGTGCCACAAGCGCTTCCGCGCCGACAACCTCATCGAGGACTTCGAGGCGCGCAAGGGCCGCAAGGCCGAGAACGGCCTCGCCGACGTGCCGTGCCCGAACTGCGGCACGAAGGGCCAGTACACCGAGCCCAAGGCGTTCTCGGGCCTCGTGAAGGCCTACCTCGGTGTCGTCGACGACGAGTCGGGCCTGCACTACCTGCGCCCCGAGACGGCGCAGGGCATCTTCGTGAACTTCGCGAACGTGCTCACCGCGAGCCGTAAGAAGCCGCCGTTCGGCATCGGCCAGGTCGGCAAGGCGTTCCGCAACGAGATCACGCCGGGAAACTTCATCTTCCGCACGCGCGAGTTCGAGCAGATGGAGATCGAGTTCTTCACGCCTCCGGCCGAAGCCGGCGAGTGGTTCGACCACTGGGTCGAGGCCTGCTGGAACTGGTTCATCGACCTCGGCATCGAGCCCGCCAACCTGCGCCGGTTCGACGTGCCCGAAGAGGACCGCGCCCACTACTCGGCCGGCACCATCGACGTCGAGTACCGCTTCGGCTTCGCCGGCAAGGAGTGGGGCGAGCTCATGGGCGTCGCCAACCGCACCGACTACGACCTCGGCTCGCACTCCGAGGCCTCGGGCCAGTCGCTGTCGTACTTCGACCAGGCGTCGGGCGAGAAGTACATCCCGTACGTCATCGAGCCCTCGTTCGGCCTGACGCGCGCAATGATGGCGTTCCTCGTCGACGCCTACCACGAGGAGGAGGCGCCGAACGCGAAGGGCGGCACCGACACCCGCACCGTGCTCAAGCTCGACCCGCGCCTCGCGCCGGTCAAGGCGGCGGTGCTGCCGCTGTCGCGCAACGAGCAGCTGTCGCCCATCGCCCGCGAAGTGGCGGCGGACCTCCGCGGCGAGTGGAACATCGACTTCGACGACGCCGGCGCCATCGGTCGCCGCTACCGCCGCCAGGACGAGATCGGCACGCCGTTCTGCGTCACGGTCGACTTCGACTCGCTCGACGACCGCGCCGTCACCGTGCGCGACCGCGACACGATGGGCCAGGAGCGCGTGCCGCTCGAGGGCCTGCACGCCTACCTCGCGGAGCGCCTCCAGGGCGCCTGA
- a CDS encoding HhH-GPD-type base excision DNA repair protein: protein MTLHITGDDEADRLLTEDPLALLIGMLLDQQVAMETAFAGPLKISERAGTLDAAALASFDPEAFAGLFSATPAVHRFPGSMAARVQALCAAIGQEWDDDAAAIWTRDEPDGVTVLKRLKGLPGFGEQKAKIFLALLGKQYGFTGDGWREASAPYGEDGSFRSVADIVSPESLTKVREHKRAMKAAAKSGGGGV from the coding sequence ATGACGCTCCACATCACGGGTGACGACGAGGCCGATCGCCTGCTGACCGAAGATCCGCTCGCGCTGCTCATCGGCATGCTGCTCGACCAGCAGGTGGCGATGGAGACCGCATTCGCCGGTCCGCTCAAGATCTCGGAACGCGCGGGGACGCTGGATGCCGCCGCCCTCGCGAGCTTCGATCCGGAGGCGTTCGCGGGGCTGTTCTCGGCCACCCCCGCAGTCCACCGGTTCCCGGGGTCGATGGCCGCTCGCGTGCAGGCACTCTGCGCGGCGATCGGCCAGGAGTGGGACGACGACGCCGCGGCGATCTGGACGCGCGACGAGCCGGACGGCGTGACCGTGCTGAAGCGTCTCAAGGGCTTGCCGGGGTTCGGCGAGCAGAAGGCCAAGATCTTCCTCGCGCTCCTCGGCAAGCAGTACGGGTTCACCGGCGACGGATGGCGCGAGGCATCCGCGCCCTACGGCGAGGACGGCTCGTTCCGCAGCGTCGCCGACATCGTCTCGCCGGAGTCGCTGACGAAGGTGCGCGAGCACAAGCGCGCGATGAAGGCCGCCGCGAAATCCGGCGGCGGAGGCGTCTGA
- a CDS encoding FAD-dependent oxidoreductase, which translates to MTDPTPHPDAAGASPRDSARAGTAAEPFQELVDHARRTRVVVIGGGIAGLVAAWECVKVGMSVTLVEASDRLGGTIGSTRLAGIDLETGVTCWSTRGGAVRRLVAEVLPGAAIVSPRDDREWIAGLAKGAAAPVPVEQVLGIPANPWDESVRRVIGWGGTWRAYLDRLRPPLTIGTQRSAGRLVRSRMGAKVHDRLVAPLTVDRFGLDPDDVDVEVAAPGLSNALTRTGWLGGAVADVRVGATGSAIEGLDGGMPQLVAALAQRLAERGAALHTGARVTGLVRAGEEWAVSLAAPTPAAEATAATAASPAATASPATAEPGSAGSVADLPRELPADAVIVATDEDAARALLAPALGVPSFADVRAAGIAREVVTLVVDAPELDSAPRGAHVHAVPGALRATGLVHETARWEWLAREAGPGRHVLRVAFGGPGVAPATATLSDAEATGVALAEASALLGVHLDDHALLGAHRDAFTLVPPASALGQRDRAATARATVGRGPGIAAVGAWLSGSGLALVVADARDETDRLRRQVLWGTAATD; encoded by the coding sequence GTGACCGACCCGACGCCTCATCCCGACGCCGCCGGCGCTTCCCCGAGGGACTCCGCGCGTGCCGGCACAGCCGCCGAACCGTTCCAGGAACTCGTCGACCATGCCCGGCGCACACGCGTCGTCGTGATCGGCGGGGGCATCGCCGGCCTCGTGGCGGCGTGGGAGTGCGTCAAGGTCGGCATGAGCGTCACGCTCGTCGAGGCATCCGATCGCCTCGGGGGCACGATCGGGTCGACGCGCCTCGCTGGCATCGACCTCGAGACCGGCGTCACCTGCTGGTCGACCCGCGGCGGCGCCGTGCGGCGGCTCGTCGCCGAGGTGCTCCCCGGGGCCGCCATCGTGTCTCCCCGCGACGACCGGGAGTGGATCGCCGGCCTCGCGAAGGGGGCGGCGGCGCCGGTCCCGGTCGAGCAGGTGCTCGGCATCCCGGCGAATCCGTGGGACGAGAGCGTGCGCCGCGTGATCGGCTGGGGCGGCACCTGGCGCGCCTATCTCGATCGCCTGCGACCGCCGCTGACGATCGGCACGCAGCGCAGCGCCGGCCGCCTCGTGCGCAGTCGCATGGGAGCCAAGGTGCACGACCGCCTCGTCGCACCGCTGACCGTCGACCGCTTCGGCCTCGACCCCGACGACGTGGACGTCGAGGTCGCGGCGCCCGGGCTGAGCAACGCGCTGACCCGCACGGGCTGGCTGGGCGGCGCCGTCGCCGATGTGCGCGTCGGCGCCACCGGGTCGGCGATCGAAGGACTGGACGGCGGGATGCCGCAGCTCGTGGCCGCGCTGGCGCAGCGCCTGGCCGAACGCGGGGCCGCTCTCCACACCGGCGCCCGCGTGACCGGTCTCGTGCGTGCCGGTGAGGAGTGGGCCGTGAGTCTCGCAGCCCCGACGCCGGCCGCCGAGGCCACCGCGGCCACCGCCGCCTCGCCGGCCGCCACCGCCTCGCCGGCCACCGCGGAGCCGGGGTCCGCCGGCTCGGTGGCCGACCTCCCCCGAGAGCTGCCCGCCGACGCCGTCATCGTCGCGACGGACGAGGACGCCGCGCGTGCCCTGCTCGCCCCGGCGCTCGGCGTCCCATCGTTCGCCGACGTGAGGGCGGCGGGCATCGCCCGAGAAGTCGTGACGCTCGTCGTCGACGCCCCGGAGCTCGACTCCGCACCCCGCGGCGCGCACGTGCACGCCGTTCCCGGCGCGCTGCGCGCCACGGGGCTCGTGCACGAGACCGCGCGGTGGGAGTGGCTCGCGCGCGAAGCCGGTCCCGGTCGCCACGTGCTGCGCGTCGCCTTCGGCGGGCCGGGGGTCGCTCCCGCCACCGCGACGCTCTCCGACGCCGAGGCCACCGGAGTGGCGCTGGCGGAGGCATCCGCTCTGCTCGGCGTGCATCTCGACGACCACGCACTGCTCGGCGCGCACCGCGACGCCTTCACCCTCGTGCCGCCGGCCTCGGCCCTCGGACAGCGCGACCGCGCCGCCACGGCGCGTGCCACGGTCGGACGCGGGCCCGGCATCGCGGCGGTCGGCGCCTGGCTGTCGGGAAGCGGCCTCGCCCTGGTCGTCGCCGATGCCCGGGACGAAACCGACCGCCTGCGTCGCCAGGTGCTCTGGGGTACGGCAGCGACGGACTGA
- a CDS encoding uroporphyrinogen-III synthase: protein MNTAAAQHQSVKPLTGWRVLVPRGGPWGDGVAATLRRQGATPVIAPLINFAPTNDQAALDQALADLAAGRFDWLTVTSATTVDVLYAYRAVVPPTTKVAAVGETTAAALLAVGYRVDLVPERDNSAAGMAEQLIGLEPQARDILTLRSEIAKPVLTRMLTDAGHRVRSVVAYRTVGVPVTDRIAEDVRSGRINAILVTSGSVAEQVHEQFPHIPATTLIAAIGPRTAKDARRAGLDVDVVADAQTVDALIDAVAKFSLPHAADEFAPRTGALPQLGRDTRG, encoded by the coding sequence ATGAACACCGCCGCAGCACAGCACCAGTCCGTCAAACCCTTGACCGGCTGGCGCGTCCTCGTCCCCCGGGGCGGTCCGTGGGGCGACGGCGTCGCGGCCACCCTGCGCCGTCAGGGTGCGACGCCGGTCATCGCCCCCCTCATCAACTTCGCGCCCACCAACGACCAGGCCGCGCTGGACCAGGCGCTCGCCGACCTGGCGGCCGGCAGGTTCGACTGGCTCACCGTCACCAGTGCCACCACCGTCGACGTGCTCTACGCCTATCGGGCCGTCGTCCCGCCGACCACGAAGGTGGCGGCCGTGGGCGAGACGACCGCGGCAGCGCTCCTCGCCGTCGGCTATCGCGTCGATCTGGTGCCCGAGCGCGACAACTCGGCCGCCGGCATGGCGGAGCAGCTGATCGGCCTCGAGCCGCAGGCCCGCGACATCCTCACCCTCCGCAGCGAGATCGCGAAGCCGGTGCTCACGCGCATGCTGACCGATGCCGGGCACCGGGTGCGCAGCGTCGTCGCCTACCGCACCGTCGGGGTGCCGGTGACGGATCGCATCGCCGAGGATGTCCGATCCGGGCGCATCAACGCGATCCTCGTCACCAGCGGCTCGGTTGCCGAGCAGGTGCACGAGCAGTTCCCGCACATCCCTGCGACCACCCTGATCGCCGCGATCGGTCCTCGCACAGCCAAGGACGCGCGCCGGGCGGGCCTCGACGTCGACGTCGTCGCCGACGCCCAGACCGTCGACGCCCTCATCGACGCCGTCGCCAAGTTCTCGCTGCCACACGCGGCCGACGAGTTCGCACCGCGCACCGGGGCGCTCCCGCAGCTCGGCCGCGACACCCGGGGCTGA